The following DNA comes from Amycolatopsis albispora.
GAGATCGGCGGGCCGGTGCTGCCGGACGGCGCGGTCCCCCACGACCTGCCGAAGGCCGCCGCGAGCGAGCAATGGGACGACACCCTGCCGTCCGGCGCCGACGCCTACTTCCTGCGCTCGCGCACCGGGGATCGCCGGGGCTGGCCGGACGCGGTGAACTCGTTCCTGGTGCGTGGCCGGAACACCGGTGGCCGGTACTTCGCGGTGAACACCCTGGCCGCGCCGCAGCCCTACATCATCCGGCACTTCCACCAGCGGCACACCGAGAACTTCGTCTGCCTGTCCGGGCGGATCTGGCTGTGGGTCAACGGCGAGGAGATCCTGCTGACCGCCGGGGACTTCCTGCACGCCCCGGCCGGGACCGTGCACAGCTTCGCGGTCACCGCGCACAACACGCAGCTGCTCGGGCTGCTCACCTCCGACATCTTCGAGCCGTTCTTCGACGTCACCGGCGCGCCCACCGGCGACCACGTGCACACCGAAGGCCTGATCGACCCGTCGGTGGTGATGGGCGGCATGGCGGCCAATCCGGACCTGGACGTCGTGGTGGTCGGCGGACCGCCGGAGCGGGTGCGGGCCGCCGGGCTCTGACGGCGCTCAGGTGAGCCGGTCGAGCAGGCCTTCGACGACGACGGTGATGCCGAGCCTGGCCCGGTCGAGCCCGGCGATCGGGGTGTGCGCGACTTCGGCGACGGCCGGTGCTTCCGCACTGCGCACCATGCGGCGGCTGAACTCATTGCCACGGTCGGCACCGAGCGCCGCGCCGTAGACCTGCTCCCAGACCACCCGGCTGGCACCCGCGACCTCGCCGGTGGGCACGCCCGCGGCCTGGAACGCGGCGAAAACGCGGTCCAGCACGGGCAGGATCAGCGGGCTGGCGAGCCCGTCGACGGCCAGCGCGGGCACGGCCCACGGATCGGCTCGCAGGGCGTCGTGAATGGCCAGCGCGAGCGCGACCAGTTCGGTTTTCGGGTCGGTGGCCGGTGGGGGCACGTCGATGTCGGCGGCGACGGCGTCGAGCA
Coding sequences within:
- a CDS encoding quercetin 2,3-dioxygenase; the protein is MIPADLEAMHTLAPVLNSLPGEPVPYYLASGEGLRFEQGGLLWTVIARTRDTGGLFDAAFVLGPRGAEVPFHSFPAHQRSYYVFEGSAQFWLPGESRVLVPGDSVHVPPGTPVAYRMLSHLTRVLCYSAPGGALDELAGKGNAVEHHIYSAGEIGGPVLPDGAVPHDLPKAAASEQWDDTLPSGADAYFLRSRTGDRRGWPDAVNSFLVRGRNTGGRYFAVNTLAAPQPYIIRHFHQRHTENFVCLSGRIWLWVNGEEILLTAGDFLHAPAGTVHSFAVTAHNTQLLGLLTSDIFEPFFDVTGAPTGDHVHTEGLIDPSVVMGGMAANPDLDVVVVGGPPERVRAAGL